A stretch of DNA from Candidatus Hydrogenedens sp.:
GGGTGAGTTAAAAGTAATAGATAATTTAGACACTTTACCTTTTCCAGCCTATGATTTAATAGATATATCTAAATATTGGAAACTTCAATCAATGACACCTTTACCCCCAAGAAAATATGTTTCTGTTGTAAGTAGCAGAGGGTGTCCTTATAAGTGTATGTGGTGCCATAGAATATTTGGAAAATGTTTTCGTTTTTATTCCCCCAAAAGACTAATAGAAGAAATTGAATGGTATCAAAAAAAGTATCAAGTAAATGAATTTGAGTTTCTTGATGATAATTTTAATTTTAATCGGTCAAGAGTAATTCATTTTGCTGAATTAGTAAGAAGGAAAAATCTTAAGTTAAAATTAACATTTCCTAATGCAATTAGAACAGATTTGATAGACGAAGAAGTAGCAGAGGCATTGTGTTCTGCTGGTACTTATATGAGTTCTTTTTCTTTGGAAACTGCTTCACCGCGTTTACAAAAACTTACACAAAAAAATCTTAATATTCCTAAATTTCTTAAAGCAGTAGAAATAATGGCAAAAAAAAATGTTTATACCAACGGATTTTGCATGATGGGGTTTCCTACAGAAACTGAAGAAGAATTACAGATGACTATAGATACTGCAACAAATTCCATGTTACATACCGCAAGTTTTTTTACAGTTATTCCTTTTCCTGGAACACAACTCTTTGAATGGTTAAAACAAAATAAGCCCGAAAAAATAAAAAATTTGAATTATATGAATGTTGAGTATGGAAGTATTAAAATTAACTTAACTGATTTACCGGATAAATTATTTTTTAGTTACCAAAGGAAGGCAAATCTAAAGTTCTTTTTGAAGCCTGACCGAATTTATAGAATTTTAAGAGTATATCCAAAACCACTTCATCTTTTATCTTATTTACCTATTTATATCCAGAGGGTATTGAAGGGATTACTTGGATTATAAATTAGTAAAAATTTGTTATTTAAAAAGTTGTTAATTTTCTCTTATTTGAATATTGATTGGATTAACAAATCAATATATGTATTTCAAAGGAAAATTTAGTTATAATTTTATAAAATAATAAAGATTAGTTAAAGATAAGGTTACATGAAGGTTATATTAATAAATCTTGGTTTGAGGAAGTCGATGTACCCGCTGGCAACTCCGCCAATGGGTATTATGTATCTTGCTGGCTATTTACGACAACAGATAAAAGATATAGAGATAAAATTAATTAATCAAAAAGTAAAAAACGATAGTCCAGAAGATTTAGTAAAAACAATATATGAATTTGCACCAGAAATAGTTGGTTTATCTTCTTCCACTGTTTTTGCTGCTCTAATTCCGGAAATTGTGTCAAAAATAAAAGAAGTATTGCCTTCGTCCTGGGTGGTTTTAGGTGGTCCCCATGCCTCTTCAGTACGAAAACAAGCATTAAATGAATGTAATGGATTAGATATCGTTGTCCCAGGGGAAGGGGAGATAGCAGTAAAACAGGTTGTTGAAAGTTATCCCGACAAAAATGCCCTTGCCAATATATCTGGTTTGATTTGGAGAGATAGTTCAGGAGAGCCAATAGAAAATCCAGGACCATTACCAATTGAACAAGATTTAGATAATCTCCCTTTTCCTGCGTATGATTTGATAAATGTTGAGGATTATTGGAAATTACAATCTATGACTCCTATTCCACCTCGACGATATTTATCTTTAGTAACAAGCCGAGGTTGTCCTTATCAATGTATGTGGTGTCATTCAATTTTCGGAAAGAAAATAAGATTTAGCTCTCCCGAAAGAATATTAGAAGAAATTAATTGGCTAAAAAATAAATATGGAGTTACGGAATTTGAGTTTCTT
This window harbors:
- a CDS encoding radical SAM protein, producing MKVILINLGLRKSMYPLATPPMGIMYLAGYLRQQIKDIEIKLINQKVKNDSPEDLVKTIYEFAPEIVGLSSSTVFAALIPEIVSKIKEVLPSSWVVLGGPHASSVRKQALNECNGLDIVVPGEGEIAVKQVVESYPDKNALANISGLIWRDSSGEPIENPGPLPIEQDLDNLPFPAYDLINVEDYWKLQSMTPIPPRRYLSLVTSRGCPYQCMWCHSIFGKKIRFSSPERILEEINWLKNKYGVTEFEFLDDNFNFNRERVFKFSELVKNKNLKLKFSFPNAIRGDLVNEEVVEALCSMGTYMCSFALETGSPRMQKFTCKNLDIPKFLDGIEMMVKRGVYANGFCMMGFPTETEEELQMTIDIASNSMLHTASFFTVIPFPGTPLFEWLKINRPEKLNNFNYMNIDFAGAKINLTDLPDEVLFNYQRKANWVFFMNPNRIYRLLRVYPQPLQLIRYLPIYLYRATKNLVVK
- a CDS encoding radical SAM protein, with the protein product MNIVLINLGYIKPLYWVVSPPMGILYLSAYLRKEIGNHLKIRIIDLKIENFSVEQLIKVIHEIKPEIIGLSSSTIFAYLISSLSSRIKEVLPSTWLVLGGPHASSVRLQALIESPNLDIVVPGEGEISFRNIVEVYPNKNSLKYISGIIWRDKNGELIENPGELKVIDNLDTLPFPAYDLIDISKYWKLQSMTPLPPRKYVSVVSSRGCPYKCMWCHRIFGKCFRFYSPKRLIEEIEWYQKKYQVNEFEFLDDNFNFNRSRVIHFAELVRRKNLKLKLTFPNAIRTDLIDEEVAEALCSAGTYMSSFSLETASPRLQKLTQKNLNIPKFLKAVEIMAKKNVYTNGFCMMGFPTETEEELQMTIDTATNSMLHTASFFTVIPFPGTQLFEWLKQNKPEKIKNLNYMNVEYGSIKINLTDLPDKLFFSYQRKANLKFFLKPDRIYRILRVYPKPLHLLSYLPIYIQRVLKGLLGL